The Colwellia sp. M166 genome segment TGATAGTTTTTTGCTTGTTTATTGCCTTCATGCTGTAGCCAATAGCTGCCGGTGAGGATGGCCTGTGATTGATGAGTAGTATGAAATGCCGTGATTTTAACAATAACTTCAGTTGTTGCTTTTATCTGTTGTGGATTTTGCATAGCCATATAATTATAACGGCTATCGATAGTGTTTAAGTCGTCAATTAAACCTTCAGTGATACTAGTTTGTAGTGGCTCAGCCCACATATGAAAATAAGCATAGTGTAATTGGTGTTCGGAAAGTTGTAATACTAAGCTTGCTTGCTTTAAATACTCAGGTAATTCCAATAAGTTGATCACAATTACAGGCTTGTTGGTATTTTTATTTTCACTTTCACTTGCTTTGGTAAGTGTAGGACTATTAAGTAAATAATATTGTGTTTTCGGTGTGTTATTGCTGCTACAAGCTGTCATCAGCATAATTGACAAACTAAAGATGATTAAAGCCTGTTTCATTGTGTTGCTCCATTAAGTTTTTTTGGCATAGGCTCAGACGTTTCACCGTTATTAAAAATTAAGCTATTAGGCTTATGCTTTAATTGATTGAGTAACGGTTTTAATTCATTCATTGTTGCCGTTAGGGTGTTCAAAGTTGTGCGTAAGTCTTCATATCCCCGAGAGCCCGATGATAAATCTTTCGTTAAGCTATTAATACCTTTCAATGCTTTACTAAGTTCGCTACTGATTTGCTGTTGCTCAACTTGACTGAGTAGTTCATTAAGGCTTTGACCAACGCTTTGTAATTCTTTAGCTGTTTGAGCGACATCTGACATCAACTGGTTAGCATTATTACTTAAGTTAGTTAGCGGGATGTTATTTAAATTATCCATAAACTGTTCAGCTTTGGCGGTGATTTGAGCAAAATCATCGCTACTGGTTGGAATAATAGGGTATTCACCATATTGTTCAATACTACTGATTGCTTGGTCGTTGTTGTGTTGTAAATCGACGTATAAACTACCGGTTAAAATATTACCGGTGCGTAGTACGGCTTTTAAACCATGCTCAATCCAGTAAATATTTTGTTTCATCATTAAATTTTCACCTTCTTCGTTATCAGGCAGGCCGATACGACCAGGCTGTAGACTGATCAGCACTGGAATTTTAAAATCTGCTTTTGTGAGTTTATTTTCATTTCTTGTTAATGCTATATTGGTCGATTGTACTTTGCCTATTTGTACACCACGATACTCGACAGGGGCACCAACAGAAAGGCCTCTAATAGAGTCACTGACGAGAACAACAAATCCGATAGACCTGCGATATCTTTCATCATTGGCAGCATCATAACTTTCGTAAATATCATAATATGAGCGTTCGCCAATTTTATCCCCAATATCCATACCTTTAGGTACGCCAAAGGTAACCCCATTGGTTAACATCGTTTCAAAGTTTCCGGTTTTAACCGAGATGCCATCGGCATTTAAATCGAATTGCAAACCACTAACATCCCAAAATTTGGTGTTGCTGGTGATCAGTTGATGATAAGGAGCATTGATAAAAGCATTATAGTAAACCACTCGTTCTTCAAAATTAAAATAAATATCTTCGAATTGACCAACGGTTAAGCCTTTATAAATTATTGGATCTCCCTTTTTATAGGCGAATTGATCATTACTGTTAAGTGTTATGTGCAAGCCCGGTGTGCCGCTAGGGGTTAAAGGTGGAGAGTCTATCGCGTCAAATTGTTCGCTCTCGTTATGGCTTTTACCCGGTGATATTTCAATATAAACTCCTGATATTAAAGTACTCAGACCTGATACACCGGTATGCGATATTTGTGGAGAAACCACCCAAAATAAACTGTCAGAAACGAGGAACTTTGTCGCGTTATTTTTTATTTTTGCGGTGACAATAACACCATCACCACTGTCGTTTAGCTCTATTTGACTGACCTCACCAATATCAACATTTCGAGACTTGATTTTGGTTTTACCCGCCTCCATGCCTTCGGCGGTAGAAAAGTTGATAGTGATTTCTGAACCTTCATTACTCCATTGATAATAAAGCATCCAGCAGCCAATAAAAACAGCGATAAGGGGAACAAACCAAATGGTTGAGACGGTTTTTATCGGTTTTATTGTTGCGTTGGGCGTTTGTGTATCATTCATAGTTTTTTGTATTTTTCCAAATTAACTGAGGTTCAAAACTCATTGTGGCTAGCATAGTAACAACTACAACACCTGAAAATGCTAGTGTCGCGACACCTGGTGTTATACTCATAGCAGGTCCAAGCTGGATCAAGCTAGCAAGAATAATAACAACGAAAACATCTATCATAGACCAACGACCAACAAACTCAGCCATTCGATACCATTTTACTCTTTTTAAGCTTAATCTATCACTTTGTTTTTGAACACTATAATTTAACCAAACTAATACCAGTATTTTTGCTACAGGTACAATAACACTCGCTATAAAGATAATGATAGCGATTGGATAAGAGCCTAAATGCCATAGCAAAATAACGCCGCCGATAATCGTACTAGGATCATCTTTACCTAACAGGTGCGTTGTCATGATCGGATAAGCATTGGCGGGTATATACAAAATAATTGCTGTGATGAGTAAAGCCCAGGTTTTTTGTACACTGAGTGCTTGTGATACTGGGTCTACTTGGGCAATTTTATGCTGACTTTGTTGAATTTCAATATTATGTGTTGTTTCAACTTGAGCTAATAACTGGTACAGCTGACGTTTATCAATATGTAATACCACGAGTGTCATCGATAATGTAAATAAAATGAAAGCATAAAAAGATAAACCTAGTTCAATATCAGCCATTGAAATGATTTTTATCAAACTGACCAATGCTCCTATCAGGAAAATTTCTACCATACTCCAAGGTAACAACTTAAAAACGATATCTAATACCCGACGACCATATTTAGGGTATAGGCCTTTGTTCAGGGGAATTAACAAATAAATAACCGATAACAACACCACGCTTGGAATAGCAAAAATAGTCAGTAATTCTATCAGTGCTAATAGATGATAATTATTGTCGATTAATACCAAAAAACTGGAGGTAACGGCGAAGTGATTTTCTAATCCGTTGCTACTAAATGACAGAAAATTAAAAGGTAAAGACGCTAATAAAAATATTAATGCGGTAATAGCAAAGGCAATAATTCTTTCATTAGCATTTCGATGAATTGTACTCAAGATATAGCCACAACGCGGGCATTGTGCTTTTTGATTTTCTAGTAAATCTGGTAATTTGACTGTCAGCGCACATTCGTGGCACTGAATTTCAAGTGAGTATG includes the following:
- a CDS encoding membrane integrity-associated transporter subunit PqiC; its protein translation is MKQALIIFSLSIMLMTACSSNNTPKTQYYLLNSPTLTKASESENKNTNKPVIVINLLELPEYLKQASLVLQLSEHQLHYAYFHMWAEPLQTSITEGLIDDLNTIDSRYNYMAMQNPQQIKATTEVIVKITAFHTTHQSQAILTGSYWLQHEGNKQAKNYHFTLTTALTSDGYPHAVEKMRKIMTQLAEIISKNIAINSPPTVN
- the pqiB gene encoding intermembrane transport protein PqiB; this translates as MNDTQTPNATIKPIKTVSTIWFVPLIAVFIGCWMLYYQWSNEGSEITINFSTAEGMEAGKTKIKSRNVDIGEVSQIELNDSGDGVIVTAKIKNNATKFLVSDSLFWVVSPQISHTGVSGLSTLISGVYIEISPGKSHNESEQFDAIDSPPLTPSGTPGLHITLNSNDQFAYKKGDPIIYKGLTVGQFEDIYFNFEERVVYYNAFINAPYHQLITSNTKFWDVSGLQFDLNADGISVKTGNFETMLTNGVTFGVPKGMDIGDKIGERSYYDIYESYDAANDERYRRSIGFVVLVSDSIRGLSVGAPVEYRGVQIGKVQSTNIALTRNENKLTKADFKIPVLISLQPGRIGLPDNEEGENLMMKQNIYWIEHGLKAVLRTGNILTGSLYVDLQHNNDQAISSIEQYGEYPIIPTSSDDFAQITAKAEQFMDNLNNIPLTNLSNNANQLMSDVAQTAKELQSVGQSLNELLSQVEQQQISSELSKALKGINSLTKDLSSGSRGYEDLRTTLNTLTATMNELKPLLNQLKHKPNSLIFNNGETSEPMPKKLNGATQ
- a CDS encoding paraquat-inducible protein A, whose translation is MPNNETYSLEIQCHECALTVKLPDLLENQKAQCPRCGYILSTIHRNANERIIAFAITALIFLLASLPFNFLSFSSNGLENHFAVTSSFLVLIDNNYHLLALIELLTIFAIPSVVLLSVIYLLIPLNKGLYPKYGRRVLDIVFKLLPWSMVEIFLIGALVSLIKIISMADIELGLSFYAFILFTLSMTLVVLHIDKRQLYQLLAQVETTHNIEIQQSQHKIAQVDPVSQALSVQKTWALLITAIILYIPANAYPIMTTHLLGKDDPSTIIGGVILLWHLGSYPIAIIIFIASVIVPVAKILVLVWLNYSVQKQSDRLSLKRVKWYRMAEFVGRWSMIDVFVVIILASLIQLGPAMSITPGVATLAFSGVVVVTMLATMSFEPQLIWKNTKNYE